The genomic interval CTGCGCGTCGTTGGTCTCGATCGCGGCCTCGACCACGCGGAGCCGCACGCCCGCCTTGCGCGAGAAGGCGCGCATGGCGTGCGTGTCCTTGGGCAGGCAGGATCCGCCGTACCCGGGGCCCGGATGCAGGAACTTGGGCCCGATGCGCCGGTCCAGCCCCATCGCGCGCGCCACGTCGTGCACGTCGGCGTCCACCGCCTCGCACAGGTTCGCGACCTCGTTGATGAAGGAGATCTTGATCGCGAGGAACGCGTTCGAGGCGTACTTGATCAGCTCGGCGGTGCGCACGTTCACGACCACCGCCGGCGTCTCGATCAGGTGGAGCGGGCGGTAGAGCTCGCGCAGGATCTCAGCGGGGCGGGGCGCGTCGGCCCCGATCACGATCCGGTCGGGGCGCATGAAGTTCTCGACCGCCGATCCCTCGCGCAGGAACTCGGGGTTGGACGCGACGTCGAACTTGGCGCCGCGCGGGGCGAAGCGCTTCATCCAGGCGCGGAGCTTGTCCGCCGTGCCGACCGGCACCGTGCTCTTCTGCACGATCAGCCGGTAGCCGGGCATCGAGCGCGCGATGGTCCGCGCCGCCGCCAGCACCTGCGAGAGATCGGCGCCTCCGTCGGCGCGCATCGGGGTGCCGACGCAGAGAAAGATCACGTCGCCCCAGCGCACGGCGTCGGCCAGCGACGTGCCGAAGCGCAGGCGGCGCTCCC from Candidatus Binatia bacterium carries:
- a CDS encoding UDP-glucose/GDP-mannose dehydrogenase family protein, producing MRIVVVGSGYVGLVSGAGFADFGNEVLCVDVDERKIGVLSRGEIPFYEPGLKDLVLRNTRERRLRFGTSLADAVRWGDVIFLCVGTPMRADGGADLSQVLAAARTIARSMPGYRLIVQKSTVPVGTADKLRAWMKRFAPRGAKFDVASNPEFLREGSAVENFMRPDRIVIGADAPRPAEILRELYRPLHLIETPAVVVNVRTAELIKYASNAFLAIKISFINEVANLCEAVDADVHDVARAMGLDRRIGPKFLHPGPGYGGSCLPKDTHAMRAFSRKAGVRLRVVEAAIETNDAQHQVATKKVLAALGGRGKRVAAVLGLSYKPDTDDLREAPSLTIIRSLLRKGIAIRAYDPAVRADAEGLPRGLHFAQNPYDAVKGADVMVLVTEWNEFRRLDLARVKRAMRRKSIVDLRNVYDPATVKRLGFAYVSVGRPA